The Thermoclostridium stercorarium subsp. stercorarium DSM 8532 genome contains a region encoding:
- a CDS encoding NADPH-dependent FMN reductase yields MKKIKILAVIGSLRKGSLNRQLALEAKAIIGDRADFEILEYSDVPFMNEDIEFPAPEPVRRVREAVKAADGIWFFTPEYNHFFSGVLKNLIDWLSRPESRGKTHVLDGKPATISGVSLGMSGTTVAQDHLVTLISFLNMDVMNVPRVAIPYAMNYTDSQGKLALSDESYSFLKSQADSFIDFVKKHVQE; encoded by the coding sequence TTGAAAAAAATAAAAATCCTGGCTGTCATAGGTTCGCTGAGAAAAGGCTCGCTGAACCGCCAGCTTGCTCTCGAGGCAAAAGCCATCATAGGCGACAGGGCTGATTTTGAAATTCTGGAATACAGTGACGTGCCGTTTATGAATGAGGACATTGAATTTCCGGCGCCTGAACCGGTCAGACGTGTCCGTGAGGCGGTAAAAGCCGCAGACGGCATCTGGTTTTTCACTCCCGAATATAACCATTTCTTTTCAGGGGTTCTCAAAAACCTGATTGACTGGCTGTCCCGTCCTGAAAGCCGGGGGAAAACCCACGTACTTGACGGCAAACCTGCAACAATAAGCGGTGTTTCCCTTGGAATGTCCGGAACAACCGTGGCACAGGATCATCTGGTTACGTTAATCAGTTTCCTTAACATGGATGTAATGAATGTGCCAAGGGTGGCAATACCGTATGCAATGAATTATACGGATAGCCAGGGGAAACTGGCTTTGTCCGATGAAAGTTATTCATTCCTTAAATCACAGGCTGATTCATTTATCGATTTTGTTAAAAAACATGTTCAGGAGTAA
- a CDS encoding alpha/beta fold hydrolase: MGYYVNVSKDVNIYVEDLNPEGQKAILFLHGWPGSHKLFEYQFNKLPQLGFRCIGIDTRGFGDSSKPFFGYDYNTLADDVRCVVEALGLRDFTLAGHSTGGAIAVKYMGRHRGYGVSRLVLIAAAAPSLIRRPNFPYGIDKEKVLQMIEDTYNDRPMMLRNFGDNFFYRHISQPFSDWFFQLGLQAAGWATASIAKTWINEVLFSETESIHVPTLIMHGIHDRIVPFNIAEVQHRLIANSVLVPFEFSGHGVFYDQKDEFNEVLAKFVANKL; the protein is encoded by the coding sequence ATGGGTTATTATGTCAATGTAAGCAAGGATGTCAATATATACGTGGAAGATTTGAATCCCGAAGGCCAGAAGGCAATTCTCTTTCTGCACGGCTGGCCCGGCAGTCACAAACTTTTTGAATACCAGTTCAACAAACTTCCTCAGCTGGGTTTCAGGTGCATTGGAATAGACACAAGAGGATTCGGCGACTCCAGCAAACCATTCTTCGGATATGATTATAATACCCTTGCGGATGACGTAAGATGCGTGGTTGAAGCCCTGGGGCTGCGTGACTTTACTTTAGCCGGTCATTCCACCGGCGGAGCAATAGCCGTAAAGTATATGGGACGCCACCGCGGGTACGGTGTGTCAAGGCTGGTTCTTATCGCAGCAGCAGCCCCGAGTTTAATCCGCCGTCCCAATTTTCCATACGGCATTGACAAGGAAAAAGTATTGCAGATGATTGAGGATACTTACAACGACCGCCCCATGATGCTTCGCAATTTTGGAGACAATTTCTTTTACAGGCATATATCTCAGCCATTCTCAGACTGGTTTTTCCAGTTAGGTCTTCAGGCGGCGGGCTGGGCAACCGCATCAATAGCAAAAACGTGGATTAACGAAGTGTTGTTTTCCGAGACTGAATCCATTCATGTGCCCACTCTGATTATGCACGGCATTCATGACAGAATAGTTCCCTTTAATATAGCAGAAGTTCAGCACAGGCTGATTGCCAATTCGGTTCTGGTGCCGTTTGAATTTTCGGGACATGGGGTTTTTTACGATCAGAAGGATGAATTTAATGAAGTCCTGGCGAAATTTGTTGCAAACAAACTTTAA
- a CDS encoding SLC13 family permease, which translates to MKNHIYTDGYKMTIPALAGQEEETSGFFHKLFCFIKKQPMLSIAVLCMLVTCIFVPVDKTYVNYFNWPTLATLYCTLAVVAALSHIHVFEIVSRGIVLRLHNLRNVTIAIVFITFIGSMFLANDMALLTFLPLGYYVLSSTGNKKAMAFMFIMQNIAANLGGMVTPFGNPQNLYLYAFYNIDTVEFTKIMLPSFLTSITIIFVMCLFVKPVPLTLKKDEQYTLDRKLTVIYSVLFIISILQVFRIIPHSVGTILVTVSLLILDRKAIKEVNYPLLGTFCAFFVFSGNMARIPAVNEFFSNVLPLNTLLFGILSCQFMSNVPSAVLLSHFTNDYKSLLPAVNIGGCGTLIASLASLITFTEYKKHNPESIKSYLTKFTVINFSFVIVLYFVQTYVSKFLP; encoded by the coding sequence ATGAAAAACCACATATATACTGACGGTTATAAAATGACAATTCCAGCTCTTGCCGGACAGGAAGAAGAAACATCCGGTTTTTTCCACAAATTATTCTGCTTTATAAAAAAACAGCCAATGCTTTCAATAGCCGTTTTATGCATGCTTGTCACATGTATCTTTGTTCCGGTGGACAAGACATATGTTAATTATTTCAACTGGCCCACACTGGCGACGTTATACTGTACGCTCGCCGTGGTTGCAGCTCTGTCTCACATTCATGTGTTTGAAATTGTCAGCAGAGGCATTGTCCTGAGGCTGCACAACCTCCGCAATGTAACCATAGCCATTGTATTTATCACGTTCATAGGCTCAATGTTTCTCGCCAACGATATGGCATTGCTGACATTTCTTCCGCTGGGTTACTATGTATTAAGCAGCACCGGAAACAAAAAAGCCATGGCGTTTATGTTTATAATGCAGAACATTGCCGCCAATCTCGGCGGAATGGTTACTCCCTTCGGTAACCCTCAGAACCTGTATTTATACGCTTTTTATAATATTGATACCGTCGAATTTACAAAAATAATGCTGCCTTCATTTCTAACGTCAATTACAATTATTTTCGTCATGTGCCTGTTTGTAAAACCCGTACCTTTGACGCTGAAAAAAGACGAACAGTACACCCTTGACAGAAAACTGACGGTTATTTACTCTGTCTTATTCATAATCAGCATATTGCAGGTTTTCCGCATTATCCCTCATTCGGTCGGAACAATATTAGTGACAGTTTCATTGCTCATCCTCGACCGGAAGGCGATTAAGGAAGTTAATTACCCTTTGCTCGGCACCTTCTGTGCTTTCTTTGTTTTCAGCGGCAATATGGCAAGAATTCCTGCCGTAAATGAATTTTTCTCTAACGTGCTTCCTTTAAATACACTCCTTTTCGGTATTCTTTCCTGCCAGTTTATGAGTAATGTGCCAAGCGCCGTACTGTTATCCCATTTCACAAACGATTACAAATCCCTTCTTCCTGCCGTCAACATCGGCGGTTGCGGAACGCTTATTGCTTCACTGGCAAGCCTTATTACGTTTACCGAGTATAAAAAACACAATCCTGAAAGCATTAAATCCTACCTGACCAAGTTTACCGTTATAAATTTTTCGTTTGTGATTGTCCTTTACTTTGTTCAGACATACGTAAGCAAATTCCTACCGTAA
- a CDS encoding MFS transporter yields the protein MKKLLKKNRLLHTLLELRGNPRACIYTEPMWGLSMNLCLPYASVYMIALGLNDVQVGIVTSVYMFSQTIFAFISGAVIDKLGRRKSTAIFDFLAWSIPCLIWAFSRDFWFFVIAALFNGMMKITTVSWDCLMVEDAPKDKITQLYSWVLICGNLSALFAPISSYLVARLTLVPAMRILYINAFVIMTAKILILYKFSTETCVGRIRCRESQDIPLHKMLGGYKNAVHRISHSKGTKFAIIISILVEIVSMIGTTFWQIIASRRIGVPDTLLPVFPMVKSVMAIILFFTVISKIDQYRLKKPLYGGFVSATAGYLLLISVKNTGILEYAVLFVSLFFEALGMAVLNTVRESLAAIYADPEERSVVLAILQTIVMLVSIPFGYICGVLSDISKELPFVLSIALLALGALATAVFYRNKQEASSLSDVSVTEDSPV from the coding sequence ATGAAGAAATTATTAAAGAAAAACAGGTTGTTACACACTCTTCTGGAACTGCGTGGTAATCCGCGGGCGTGCATATACACCGAACCCATGTGGGGGCTGTCGATGAATCTTTGCCTTCCGTATGCAAGCGTTTATATGATAGCGCTGGGATTAAACGATGTACAGGTTGGCATTGTAACATCGGTATATATGTTTTCCCAGACAATCTTTGCATTTATATCGGGGGCGGTTATTGATAAACTGGGCAGAAGAAAAAGTACCGCTATATTTGATTTTCTGGCATGGAGCATTCCATGTCTCATATGGGCGTTCAGCCGCGATTTCTGGTTTTTTGTAATAGCGGCGCTGTTTAACGGCATGATGAAAATAACGACTGTATCATGGGACTGTTTAATGGTGGAGGATGCGCCAAAGGATAAAATAACCCAGTTGTATTCGTGGGTTTTAATTTGCGGCAACCTTTCGGCGCTTTTTGCCCCAATATCCTCATATCTTGTTGCCAGGCTGACATTGGTGCCGGCCATGCGAATTCTCTATATCAATGCTTTTGTCATAATGACCGCGAAGATTTTAATTTTATATAAATTCTCAACCGAGACCTGTGTTGGTAGAATAAGATGCAGGGAATCGCAGGACATACCCCTGCATAAAATGCTGGGAGGATACAAAAACGCGGTACATAGGATATCGCATTCCAAAGGCACCAAATTTGCCATAATCATAAGCATTTTGGTGGAAATTGTGTCGATGATTGGAACAACTTTCTGGCAGATTATTGCCTCCAGGCGCATTGGCGTTCCCGACACTTTATTGCCTGTTTTTCCCATGGTCAAAAGCGTAATGGCGATTATATTATTTTTCACGGTAATATCGAAAATAGATCAATACAGACTTAAAAAGCCGCTGTATGGCGGATTCGTCAGTGCAACGGCCGGTTATTTGCTGCTTATTTCGGTTAAGAATACCGGAATTCTTGAATACGCCGTATTATTTGTTTCCTTGTTTTTCGAGGCGCTCGGAATGGCGGTTTTGAATACTGTTAGGGAATCTCTTGCCGCTATTTACGCCGATCCTGAGGAACGTTCTGTTGTTTTGGCCATTCTTCAGACAATCGTTATGCTGGTAAGCATACCTTTTGGCTACATCTGCGGCGTATTGAGCGATATTTCTAAAGAATTACCGTTTGTATTGAGCATTGCCTTATTGGCTTTAGGTGCGCTGGCGACTGCGGTATTTTACCGAAATAAACAGGAAGCCTCGTCCCTTTCAGATGTATCGGTAACGGAGGACAGTCCGGTGTAA
- a CDS encoding glycosyltransferase encodes MGMRIVFVIDSFNLNNGTAATARRYAEELRKRGHEVTILAAGSADGNKTGIRKLRIPFFQPLIEKQGFCFARPNDEAYYRAFRNADIIHFFLPTWFCRRGEFIARQMRIPTVSAFHLQPENVTYSIGLGKSKRANDVIYRYFYKCFYNRFRFIHCPSEMIAEQLMQHGYDAECRVISNGVNDLFRPAEVRRPEYLKGKIVLLMVGRLSGEKRQDLLIEAVQYSKYRDKIQLVFAGMGPKEKKYRKLSRNLKNKPIFRFFTQEELLQMYNICDLYIHTSDAEIEGISCIEAMACGAVPVISDSHLSATKSFALHPNCLFKAGDARSLAEKIDYWIEHPEERSKMSRIYAEKAETIRVSKCVAEMERLYKDVISDYHKNGYKQPEKSRLRKLLHPDTDAVNVAYSKRTPARQALFYVFTNLIAIIIYFIDTVFFGLVIEGKDKLKKVRGGAVTVMNHIHPMDCTMVKLAVFPRPIYFTSLVNNLELPLVGWLIRFCGALPVPNGKGKLVGFMKHIKHGIQNGDLVHFYPEGMLIRNYEGLREFQPGAFYTAVHTGCPVIPMVLVNIHPQGIWRIAGGRRMHLFIGEPQYPNSELSPKESVTELKNRTWQIMNEMMNEPVEAERISFSVAVRIACILYIASQVVRIIAIRL; translated from the coding sequence ATGGGTATGCGTATTGTGTTTGTAATTGACAGTTTTAACCTGAACAACGGCACGGCGGCAACTGCCCGCAGGTATGCCGAAGAGCTGCGGAAACGCGGACATGAAGTAACCATTCTTGCAGCAGGTTCAGCCGACGGGAATAAAACAGGGATTAGAAAGTTAAGAATTCCGTTCTTTCAGCCGCTGATTGAAAAACAGGGTTTTTGTTTTGCGCGTCCTAATGATGAGGCCTATTACCGTGCATTCAGAAATGCGGATATAATACATTTTTTCCTTCCCACATGGTTCTGCCGGAGGGGGGAATTTATAGCGCGGCAGATGAGAATTCCTACGGTTTCTGCGTTCCATCTGCAGCCTGAGAACGTAACTTACAGTATAGGCTTGGGAAAGAGCAAGAGGGCCAATGATGTGATTTACCGCTATTTTTATAAATGTTTCTATAACCGTTTCCGTTTCATACACTGCCCCAGTGAAATGATTGCCGAACAGCTTATGCAGCATGGTTATGATGCCGAATGCCGCGTAATATCCAACGGTGTAAATGACCTTTTCAGACCTGCCGAGGTTAGACGCCCTGAATACCTTAAAGGGAAAATTGTACTGCTTATGGTCGGAAGACTTTCGGGAGAAAAACGGCAGGATCTTCTTATAGAAGCTGTTCAATATAGCAAATACCGGGATAAAATCCAGCTTGTGTTTGCAGGGATGGGCCCGAAGGAGAAAAAATACCGAAAGCTGAGCAGGAATCTCAAGAATAAGCCCATATTCAGATTCTTTACGCAGGAAGAACTGCTACAGATGTATAATATATGCGATCTTTATATACATACCTCAGATGCGGAAATAGAAGGAATTTCGTGCATTGAGGCGATGGCGTGCGGAGCGGTGCCTGTAATTTCGGATTCACACCTTTCAGCAACAAAATCCTTCGCTTTGCACCCCAATTGTCTGTTCAAAGCGGGTGATGCGAGGTCTTTGGCGGAAAAAATCGATTATTGGATTGAACATCCCGAGGAACGGAGCAAAATGAGCAGGATATATGCGGAAAAGGCCGAAACCATAAGGGTAAGCAAATGTGTGGCCGAAATGGAAAGACTGTATAAAGACGTTATTTCGGATTATCATAAGAACGGTTACAAACAGCCCGAAAAATCCCGCCTGAGAAAGCTGCTCCACCCGGATACCGATGCCGTAAATGTGGCCTATTCTAAGCGCACACCCGCCAGACAGGCTTTGTTTTACGTTTTCACCAATTTAATTGCAATTATAATTTATTTTATTGATACTGTATTTTTCGGGCTGGTGATAGAAGGAAAGGATAAGCTGAAAAAGGTCAGGGGCGGGGCGGTTACCGTTATGAATCATATACACCCGATGGACTGTACAATGGTTAAACTGGCGGTATTTCCACGGCCAATATATTTTACGAGCCTTGTTAATAACCTTGAGCTTCCTTTGGTGGGATGGCTTATAAGATTTTGCGGCGCGCTTCCTGTTCCAAACGGCAAGGGAAAACTGGTCGGATTTATGAAACATATTAAACATGGGATTCAAAACGGCGATTTGGTGCATTTTTATCCCGAGGGGATGCTGATTCGTAATTATGAGGGATTGCGGGAATTTCAGCCCGGCGCTTTTTATACGGCAGTACACACCGGTTGCCCGGTTATACCGATGGTGCTTGTAAACATTCATCCTCAGGGGATATGGCGCATAGCCGGAGGAAGGCGTATGCATCTTTTCATAGGAGAACCCCAGTACCCGAACAGTGAGCTTTCTCCGAAGGAATCGGTAACAGAACTTAAAAACCGGACATGGCAAATTATGAATGAAATGATGAATGAACCTGTTGAAGCTGAAAGAATAAGTTTTTCGGTTGCCGTCCGGATAGCATGTATTCTGTACATTGCCAGCCAGGTGGTCAGGATTATCGCAATAAGACTGTGA
- a CDS encoding ABC transporter ATP-binding protein — protein MKKLFTFINGYRKEAVLAPLFKMFEALLELFVPVIVKKIIDVGIAASDTTYIFKMCALLFLLALVGFMFSITAQYFSSKAAVGASTRLRHALFEHIGTLSYPDIDRLGTSGLITRMTSDVNQVQNGINLTLRLLLRSPFVVLGAMVMAFTVDSVSALTFVVTIPALSVVVFAIMLASMPLYRLVQKRLDEVLMSTRSALNGVRVIRAFGREQDHIKEFKNINSELNLASRKAGRISALLNPLTYVLVNIAIIVLIYVGAIRVDVGFITKGSVVALYNYMSQILAELIKLANLIISISRAVASAKRIEAVFGTKPEITYPETGAEPDLASETAVSFRNVSFTYPSSLAPAITGISFSARKGERIGIIGATGSGKTALINLIPRFYDPDSGEVILFGRNVKEYSADTLNRLVAVVPQKAVIFNGTIRDNLLWGNGNATDEELYEALETAQGLDIIASKANGLDELITESGKNLSGGQKQRLTIARALVKKAPILILDDSSSALDMVTDRNLRKAISKLPYSPTVFIVSQRISSVIDCDKIIVLDDSCIAGIGTNEELLSFCETYREIYHTQTKGGIGSVG, from the coding sequence GTGAAAAAGCTCTTTACTTTCATAAACGGCTACAGAAAAGAGGCGGTTCTGGCACCTCTTTTCAAAATGTTTGAGGCTTTGCTGGAGCTTTTTGTGCCTGTCATAGTAAAAAAAATAATAGACGTGGGAATTGCCGCGTCGGATACAACGTACATTTTTAAAATGTGTGCGTTACTTTTTTTATTGGCGCTGGTAGGGTTTATGTTTTCAATAACTGCACAGTATTTTTCGTCGAAAGCCGCCGTAGGCGCTTCTACCAGGCTCAGGCACGCATTGTTTGAACATATAGGCACTCTGTCCTATCCCGATATAGACAGGCTTGGCACATCAGGGCTTATTACCCGGATGACAAGCGATGTAAACCAGGTTCAGAACGGTATAAATCTTACCTTAAGGCTTCTGTTGCGCTCGCCTTTTGTGGTTTTAGGCGCAATGGTCATGGCTTTTACCGTTGACAGCGTTTCTGCGTTGACATTTGTCGTTACAATACCTGCTTTGTCTGTTGTAGTATTTGCAATAATGCTGGCTTCAATGCCGTTGTACAGGCTTGTGCAGAAACGCCTTGACGAAGTCCTTATGTCCACGCGCAGCGCCCTAAATGGTGTAAGGGTTATACGCGCCTTCGGCAGAGAACAGGATCATATTAAGGAATTTAAAAATATCAATTCCGAACTTAATCTTGCTTCGCGTAAAGCGGGCCGCATATCGGCGCTGTTAAACCCGCTGACGTATGTCCTTGTAAATATTGCCATTATAGTTCTTATTTATGTCGGGGCCATCCGGGTTGACGTCGGATTTATCACAAAAGGGTCGGTAGTTGCGCTGTACAACTATATGTCGCAAATACTGGCAGAACTTATAAAGCTTGCCAACCTTATAATCAGCATATCAAGGGCCGTGGCGTCCGCAAAGCGAATAGAAGCCGTATTTGGCACAAAACCTGAGATTACCTATCCCGAAACGGGCGCAGAACCCGATTTGGCATCTGAAACAGCTGTGTCTTTCCGAAACGTCAGTTTTACTTACCCGTCTTCATTGGCTCCGGCCATTACCGGTATCAGTTTCAGTGCCAGAAAAGGTGAACGGATAGGAATTATCGGCGCAACAGGTTCAGGTAAAACGGCATTGATCAATCTTATTCCGCGTTTTTATGATCCCGATTCCGGTGAAGTCATTCTTTTCGGAAGGAACGTAAAAGAATATTCCGCCGATACGCTTAACAGACTGGTTGCCGTTGTACCGCAGAAAGCGGTAATCTTCAACGGCACCATACGCGACAATCTTTTATGGGGTAACGGCAACGCCACCGATGAGGAACTGTATGAAGCCCTTGAGACAGCACAGGGTCTTGATATAATTGCCTCAAAGGCAAACGGCCTTGACGAATTAATCACAGAAAGCGGAAAAAACCTTTCAGGAGGTCAGAAACAGAGGCTTACGATTGCGAGAGCCCTTGTAAAAAAAGCTCCAATCCTTATTCTGGATGATTCCTCCTCGGCGCTGGATATGGTAACCGACAGGAATTTAAGAAAGGCTATTTCAAAGCTGCCTTATTCTCCGACTGTATTTATCGTTTCCCAGCGCATTTCCTCGGTTATCGACTGTGATAAAATCATAGTTCTGGATGACAGCTGTATAGCAGGAATCGGGACAAATGAGGAATTGCTTTCTTTTTGCGAAACTTACAGGGAAATATACCATACGCAGACAAAGGGTGGTATCGGAAGTGTCGGCTAA
- a CDS encoding phosphoribosyltransferase gives MFNQSFTVSYPKNPAINLKVVPGHFTTNHFHTNSYLDLDNLKSSATIARSVAVELAAPYLTDTPADTIVCMEGTEVVGAYLAQELMKKGIAYINQVKDIYVVTPASNVHRKLIFHSNTQELIVNRNIILLVSSISSGITLYGALDCLSYYGGRIVGISALFNAFPERHKHKIHSLFTNVNIPDYQIFSPSECPMCKAGYKLDAIIVHDGYIKIQ, from the coding sequence ATGTTCAATCAGTCTTTTACTGTTTCATATCCCAAAAATCCGGCAATAAACCTTAAGGTGGTTCCGGGACATTTTACCACAAACCACTTTCATACCAACAGTTATCTTGATCTTGACAATCTGAAAAGCAGCGCAACCATCGCCAGAAGTGTGGCAGTTGAACTGGCGGCACCTTATCTTACAGACACGCCGGCGGATACAATTGTATGCATGGAAGGAACCGAAGTAGTGGGGGCATATTTGGCGCAGGAACTTATGAAAAAGGGGATAGCGTACATCAACCAGGTAAAGGATATATACGTAGTGACGCCGGCCAGCAATGTGCACAGAAAGCTTATATTTCACAGCAATACACAGGAACTGATTGTAAATCGCAATATAATTCTGCTGGTGTCATCAATATCAAGCGGCATTACTCTCTACGGCGCCTTGGACTGTCTTTCTTATTACGGCGGCAGAATAGTCGGCATATCGGCTTTATTCAACGCATTCCCGGAAAGGCATAAGCATAAAATTCATTCTCTCTTTACCAATGTGAATATTCCGGATTATCAAATTTTCAGTCCTTCAGAGTGTCCTATGTGTAAAGCAGGGTACAAGCTGGATGCCATTATTGTCCATGACGGTTACATAAAAATTCAGTGA
- a CDS encoding D-2-hydroxyacid dehydrogenase encodes MTETDRKILVLYNIAFTPDKGFIERLIHGYGFRCDVKHTREAVQEDYLDAEVIIGQPNPKYLKKAKKLKWVQLTSVGADHVADASLYANNDIILTNASGVYGKPIAEHVFAMILAFNRNLMQYERNRQNGKWSPVLPMRDFYGSTLCVIGFGDIGKEVAIRGKALGARVIAVKRTVGECPPYVDELYLTDEIDKVLPKADYLVLALPNTPETRGILSEERIKKLKPEVFIVNVGRGTAICQEALIRALQEGRIAGAGLDVTDPEPLPADSPLWKMPNVIITSHTSGFSPQNWNRHAELIRENLSRYVEGRPLLNRVDFNKKY; translated from the coding sequence ATGACTGAAACCGACAGGAAAATACTTGTATTATATAACATCGCTTTTACACCCGATAAGGGATTTATTGAACGCTTGATTCATGGTTATGGTTTCAGATGTGATGTAAAACACACCAGGGAAGCTGTTCAGGAAGACTATCTGGATGCTGAGGTTATTATCGGGCAACCCAATCCGAAATATCTTAAGAAGGCTAAGAAACTGAAATGGGTTCAGCTTACCAGCGTAGGAGCAGATCATGTAGCCGATGCAAGTCTTTATGCAAACAATGACATTATTCTTACGAATGCCAGCGGAGTTTATGGAAAACCCATTGCCGAACATGTTTTTGCTATGATTCTTGCATTTAACAGGAATCTGATGCAGTACGAGAGGAACAGGCAGAACGGCAAATGGTCTCCCGTATTGCCAATGCGGGATTTTTACGGTTCAACGTTGTGCGTGATCGGCTTTGGTGATATAGGAAAAGAAGTTGCAATACGCGGAAAGGCTTTGGGTGCCAGAGTTATTGCAGTTAAGCGTACAGTAGGGGAATGCCCGCCGTATGTGGACGAGCTGTATCTAACCGATGAAATTGACAAAGTATTACCAAAAGCCGATTATTTGGTATTAGCCCTTCCAAACACTCCCGAAACGAGGGGAATTCTGTCTGAGGAGAGAATTAAAAAATTAAAGCCGGAGGTTTTTATCGTTAACGTGGGCAGAGGAACTGCAATTTGCCAGGAAGCACTTATCCGTGCGTTACAGGAAGGCAGGATTGCAGGAGCCGGCCTGGATGTTACCGATCCAGAACCGTTGCCTGCAGACAGCCCTTTATGGAAGATGCCGAATGTTATCATAACGTCGCACACATCAGGTTTTTCGCCGCAGAACTGGAACAGGCATGCGGAATTGATTCGCGAAAACCTTTCAAGGTATGTCGAAGGGAGGCCTCTTCTTAACCGGGTTGATTTCAATAAAAAATACTGA